From a single Sus scrofa isolate TJ Tabasco breed Duroc chromosome 13, Sscrofa11.1, whole genome shotgun sequence genomic region:
- the PFKL gene encoding ATP-dependent 6-phosphofructokinase, liver type: protein MATVDLEKLRTSGAGKAIGVLTSGGDAQGMNAAVRAVTRMGIYVGAKVFLICEGYEGLVEGGENIKPANWLSVSNIIQLGGTVIGSARCKAFTTREGRLAAAYNLVQRGITNLCVIGGDGSLTGANIFRSEWGSLLAELVSEGRISESTAQTYSHLSIAGLVGSIDNDFCGTDMTIGTDSALHRIMEVIDAITTTAQSHQRTFVLEVMGRHCGYLALVSALASGADWLFIPEAPPEDGWENFMCERLGETRSRGSRLNIIIIAEGAIDRHGKPITSRYVKDLVVQRLGFDTRVTVLGHVQRGGTPSAFDRVLSSKMGMEAVMALLEATPDTPACVVSLSGNQSVRLPLMECVQMTKEVQKAMDEKRFDEAIQLRGRSFENNWNIYKLLAHQKISKEKTNFSLAILNVGAPAAGMNAAVRSAVRSGISQGHTVYVVHDGFEGLAKGQVQEVGWHDVAGWLGRGGSMLGTKRTLPKAYLEKIVENIRTYNIHALLVIGGFEAYEGVLQLVEARGRYEELCIVMCVIPATISNNVPGTDFSLGSDTAVNAAMESCDRIKQSASGTKRRVFIVETMGGYCGYLATVTGIAVGADAAYVFEDPFNIQDLKANVEHMTEKMKTDIQRGLVLRNEKCHEYYTTEFLYNLYSSEGRGIFDCRTNVLGHLQQGGAPTPFDRNYGTKLGVKAILWMSEKLRAVYRKGRVFANAPDSACVIGLQKKAVAFSPVTELKEDTDFEHRMPREQWWLNLRLMLKMLAHYRISMADYVSGELEHVTRRTLSIETGF from the exons ATGGCTACCGTGGACCTGGAGAAGCTGCGCACGTCGGGGGCCGGCAAGGCCATCGGCGTGCTGACCAGCGGCGGCGATGCGCAAG GCATGAATGCCGCCGTCAGAGCCGTCACGCGCATGGGCATCTACGTGGGGGCCAAGGTCTTCCTCATCTGCGAG GGCTATGAGGGCCTCGTGGAAGGAGGCGAGAACATCAAGCCGGCCAACTGGCTCAGCGTCTCCAACATCATCCAGCTG GGCGGTACGGTCATCGGCAGCGCCCGCTGCAAGGCCTTCACCACGCGGGAGGGGCGCCTGGCGGCGGCCTACAACCTAGTCCAGCGTGGCATCACCAACCTGTGTGTCATTGGCGGGGACGGCAGCCTCACGGGAGCCAACATCTTCCGCAGCGAGTGGGGCAGCCTGCTGGCGGAGCTGGTGAGCGAAG GCAGGATCTCAGAGAGCACGGCCCAGACTTACTCACACCTGAGCATCGCCGGGCTGGTGGGCTCCATCGACAACGACTTCTGCGGCACCGACATGACCATCGGCACCGACTCGGCCCTGCACCGCATCATGGAGGTCATCGACGCCATCACCACCACCGCCCAGAG CCACCAGAGGACTTTTGTTCTGGAGGTGATGGGGCGGCACTGCGG GTACCTGGCCCTGGTGTCCGCCCTGGCCTCGGGGGCCGACTGGCTGTTCATCCCTGAGGCGCCCCCCGAGGACGGCTGGGAGAACTTCATGTGTGAGCGGCTTGGCGAG ACGCGGAGCCGAGGGTCCCGactcaacatcatcatcatcgcGGAGGGCGCCATCGACCGCCACGGGAAGCCCATCACCTCGCGCTACGTCAAGGAC CTGGTGGTGCAGAGGCTGGGCTTCGACACGCGTGTGACTGTGCTGGGCCACGTGCAGAGGGGAGGGACCCCGTCGGCGTTCGACCGCGTCCTG AGCAGCAAGATGGGCATGGAGGCGGTGATGGCGCTGCTGGAGGCCACGCCCGACACGCCGGCCTGCGTGGTCAGCCTCTCGGGGAACCAGTCTGTGCGGCTGCCCCTGATGGAGTGCGTGCAGATG ACCAAGGAGGTGCAGAAGGCCATGGACGAGAAGAGGTTCGACGAGGCCATCCAGCTACGGGGCAG GAGCTTTGAGAACAACTGGAACATTTACAAGCTGCTTGCGCACCAGAAGATCTCCAAGGAGAAG ACCAACTTCTCTCTGGCCATCCTGAACGTGGGCGCCCCGGCGGCCGGCATGAATGCAGCTGTGCGCTCGGCCGTGCGTTCCGGCATCTCCCAGGGCCACACGGTGTACGTCGTGCACGACGGCTTTGAGGGCCTGGCCAAGGGCCAG GTGCAAGAAGTGGGCTGGCATGACGTGGCCGGCTGGCTGGGCCGTGGTGGCTCCATGCTGGGGACCAAGAG GACGCTGCCCAAGGCCTACTTGGAGAAAATTGTGGAAAATATTCGCACTTACAACATCCACGCCCTGCTGGTCATCGGTGGCTTCGAG GCCTACGAAGGGGTGCTGCAGCTGGTGGAGGCCCGCGGGCGCTACGAGGAGCTCTGCATTGTCATGTGTGTCATCCCTGCCACCATCAGCAACAACGTGCCAGGCACCGACTTCAGCCTGGGCTCCGACACCGCCGTCAACGCTGCCATGGAG AGCTGTGACCGCATCAAGCAGTCGGCCTCGGGGACCAAGCGCCGCGTGTTCATCGTGGAGACCATGGGGGGCTACTGCGGCTACCTGGCCACCGTGACCGGCATCGCCGTGGGGGCCGACGCTGCCTACGTCTTCGAGGACCCTTTCAACATCCAGGACTTAAAG GCCAACGTGGAGCACATGACGGAGAAGATGAAGACCGACATCCAGAGGGGCCTGGTGCTCCG AAACGAGAAGTGCCACGAATACTACACCACGGAGTTTCTCTACAACCTGTACTCCTCCGAGGGGAGGGGCATCTTTGACTGCAGGACCAACGTCCTGGGCCACCTGCAGCAG GGCGGAGCTCCCACTCCCTTCGACCGGAACTACGGTACCAAGCTGGGGGTGAAGGCCATCCTCTGGATGTCCGAGAAGCTGCGGGCAGTCTACCGCAAGG GGCGGGTGTTTGCCAACGCCCCCGACTCGGCCTGCGTGATCGGCCTGCAGAAGAAGGCGGTGGCCTTCAGCCCGGTCACTGAGCTCAAGGAGGACACCGACTTTGA